One part of the Streptomyces sp. NBC_00286 genome encodes these proteins:
- a CDS encoding ATP-binding protein yields the protein MTAAGAVTDREPSVFDIIDESDLIRVRKVLRTEAEAVGLNLVDATKLITAGSELARNILNYATGRRGRVTVEQVQRQSRRGVRATFADDGPGIEDIDAALTDGFSTRGSMGLGLPGARRLVDDMTLTSAAGSGTTVVIVKWQR from the coding sequence GTGACCGCCGCTGGTGCTGTGACGGACAGGGAACCGTCCGTCTTCGACATCATCGACGAGTCCGACCTGATCCGCGTCCGCAAGGTGCTGCGCACCGAGGCCGAGGCAGTGGGGCTCAACCTGGTGGACGCGACCAAGCTGATCACGGCCGGCAGCGAGCTGGCCCGCAACATCCTCAACTACGCAACCGGCCGACGTGGCCGGGTCACCGTCGAGCAGGTGCAGCGGCAGAGTCGGCGGGGTGTGCGAGCCACGTTCGCCGACGACGGTCCGGGCATCGAGGACATCGACGCGGCGCTGACCGATGGCTTCAGCACCCGGGGCAGCATGGGATTGGGCCTGCCGGGGGCGCGGCGGCTGGTGGACGACATGACCCTCACCTCTGCCGCCGGGTCGGGTACGACCGTGGTGATCGTGAAATGGCAGCGGTGA
- a CDS encoding anion permease, with translation MSPFRDTEGSLAGSAPGPTKSGPRAATAWTALKWLVPIAVGLIVYLLPQPDGIKSGGWAVLAIFTGTVLGLILQPLPLGAVALVGLTVTMITGTLEPDVALGGFSEPTIWLIVVAFFISLGFTKTGLGRRIALRFVTALGRSSLGLAYGITLTDLVLAPATPSNTARSGGVIHPVIRSLSATAGSHPGEESRRKLGAYLSVTAMQVNTVTSAMFLTSMAANPLVQKLAADRGVHLTWTSWAIAAMVPGLVALLALPALLYRIFPPELRETPEAPGQARAQLAELGRMSRNEWTMAAVFVLLLLLWSVGGQVWDLSATVSAFTGVALLLVTGVLTWGDLVAEKSAWTTLVWFSVLVMMAGQLQDLGVIGWFSGSITDAVSGVGWQAAFVALTLVYLFSHYLFASNTAHVAAMYAAFLTAAVATGAPPVMAALVLGFISSLYGGLTHYASGPAPVLFGGGYVTLGEWWRTGLAAAAANIVIWMGVGAVWLKVLGHW, from the coding sequence ATGAGCCCGTTCCGGGATACCGAAGGATCACTCGCCGGGTCCGCCCCGGGCCCTACCAAGTCCGGGCCCAGGGCCGCCACGGCGTGGACGGCGTTGAAGTGGCTCGTCCCCATAGCGGTCGGGCTGATCGTCTATCTGTTGCCGCAGCCCGACGGGATCAAGTCCGGTGGATGGGCGGTCCTGGCCATCTTCACCGGTACGGTGCTCGGCCTGATCCTCCAGCCACTGCCGCTGGGCGCGGTCGCCCTGGTCGGCCTGACCGTCACCATGATCACGGGCACGCTGGAGCCGGACGTCGCCCTGGGCGGCTTCTCCGAGCCCACCATCTGGCTGATCGTGGTCGCGTTCTTCATCTCCCTCGGCTTCACCAAGACCGGCCTCGGCCGCCGGATCGCGCTGCGGTTTGTGACCGCGCTGGGCCGCAGCAGCCTGGGCCTGGCGTACGGGATCACCCTCACCGACCTGGTGCTGGCTCCGGCCACACCCAGCAACACGGCCCGTTCCGGCGGCGTCATCCATCCCGTCATCCGCTCGCTCAGCGCCACCGCCGGCTCGCACCCCGGCGAAGAGTCCCGCCGCAAGCTGGGCGCCTACCTGAGCGTGACGGCGATGCAGGTCAACACGGTGACCAGCGCGATGTTCCTGACCTCGATGGCCGCCAACCCGCTGGTGCAGAAGCTTGCCGCCGACCGCGGGGTGCACCTGACGTGGACCTCGTGGGCCATCGCGGCGATGGTGCCCGGCCTGGTCGCCCTGCTGGCGCTCCCCGCGCTGCTGTACCGGATTTTCCCGCCGGAACTGCGCGAAACCCCCGAGGCGCCGGGGCAGGCTCGCGCCCAGCTCGCCGAGCTCGGGCGGATGTCCCGCAACGAGTGGACCATGGCGGCGGTGTTCGTCCTGCTGCTCCTGCTGTGGTCGGTCGGCGGCCAGGTCTGGGACCTGTCGGCCACCGTCTCCGCCTTCACCGGCGTCGCTCTGCTGCTCGTGACCGGCGTACTGACGTGGGGCGACCTGGTCGCCGAGAAGTCGGCCTGGACCACCTTGGTCTGGTTCTCCGTGCTGGTGATGATGGCCGGCCAGTTGCAGGACCTCGGCGTGATCGGCTGGTTCAGCGGCTCGATCACCGACGCCGTCTCCGGCGTGGGCTGGCAGGCCGCCTTCGTGGCCCTGACCCTGGTCTACCTGTTCTCGCACTACCTGTTTGCCTCCAACACCGCCCACGTGGCCGCGATGTACGCCGCGTTCCTCACAGCCGCGGTGGCCACCGGCGCACCACCGGTGATGGCCGCGCTGGTGCTCGGCTTCATCAGCTCCCTGTACGGCGGTCTGACCCACTACGCCTCGGGCCCGGCACCCGTACTGTTCGGCGGCGGGTACGTCACCCTCGGCGAGTGGTGGCGCACCGGACTGGCCGCCGCAGCGGCCAACATCGTCATCTGGATGGGCGTCGGCGCCGTGTGGCTGAAGGTCCTCGGACACTGGTGA
- a CDS encoding STAS domain-containing protein, translating to MTEDVVPVMKIGDTLLVALHGDLDDTTVIQIEEQLTREVARTGASGMLIDVSRLSVVDSFIARVLARIVAMVRLLGAQAAVVGIQPAVAITLVELGVPMGHLDTALNAEQGLALLERLRRADTGTDRP from the coding sequence GTGACCGAAGACGTGGTTCCGGTCATGAAGATCGGTGACACGCTCCTGGTCGCGTTGCACGGCGACTTGGACGACACCACGGTGATACAGATCGAGGAGCAGCTCACCCGGGAGGTCGCGCGCACCGGTGCGTCGGGCATGCTCATCGATGTCAGCCGGCTGAGCGTGGTCGACTCGTTCATCGCCCGGGTACTGGCGAGGATCGTGGCAATGGTCCGGCTGCTGGGGGCGCAGGCGGCCGTGGTGGGGATACAGCCGGCGGTCGCCATCACCCTGGTGGAACTCGGCGTGCCGATGGGGCATCTGGACACTGCGCTCAACGCCGAACAGGGCCTGGCTCTGCTGGAGCGGCTGCGACGCGCCGATACCGGTACGGATCGCCCGTGA
- a CDS encoding pyridoxamine 5'-phosphate oxidase family protein, which yields MYPNDGFRELDPQECLRLLAKAPVGRIVHTRHALPAVLPVNFCLDGDGTVLLRTSAASELARAVDGAVVAFEADEVDAARNAGWSVVVTGRATVVTDPGEQKRLARVGPISWAPSPEEVFVRIRPELVTGRELIGGHTLYGVDLTP from the coding sequence ATGTACCCCAACGACGGATTCCGTGAACTCGACCCGCAGGAGTGCCTCCGTCTGCTGGCGAAGGCGCCGGTCGGCCGCATCGTGCACACACGACACGCCCTGCCCGCGGTGCTGCCCGTCAATTTCTGTCTCGATGGCGACGGCACGGTGCTGCTGCGCACCTCGGCCGCCTCGGAGCTGGCCCGCGCGGTGGACGGGGCGGTGGTCGCTTTCGAGGCGGACGAGGTCGACGCGGCGAGGAACGCCGGCTGGAGCGTCGTCGTCACCGGCCGGGCCACGGTCGTGACCGACCCCGGCGAGCAGAAACGGCTGGCTCGGGTTGGCCCGATCTCCTGGGCGCCCTCACCCGAGGAGGTCTTCGTCCGCATCCGTCCGGAGCTGGTGACCGGGCGTGAGCTCATCGGTGGCCACACGCTGTACGGGGTGGACCTCACGCCGTGA
- a CDS encoding SpoIIE family protein phosphatase, producing MAALSESEHRRHAVAAEEDVGALRRAVARMAAGQHAVRPGVAELVATELGTNLLRHAHPGGYVLARKACDGIELLSVDHGPGMTAAALPPLAGAASPVALPSSRGGGLKAGLNVVRRNAAEFDWYATRRGTVVYARLGAPAPAGPTGWLFGGVNVPLGGDGESGDAWAVAPGSPTAALVVDGLGHGPGAAAAAWAAITTFEGAAVTDLDRLVRHAHEVMRATRGGVLGACLIDPGRGELTYAAVGNITGRVVTGGRSAHLLDRPGTLGTQLSVPTVRLQHGPWEPGSTLILVSDGIRSAWSLEDHPRLLDHHPAIIAAVLHREYGRATDDATVLVVRQVTAMA from the coding sequence GTGGCGGCCCTGAGCGAGAGCGAACATCGCCGCCATGCCGTCGCGGCCGAGGAGGACGTCGGCGCCCTGCGCCGTGCGGTGGCCCGCATGGCCGCCGGACAGCACGCGGTGCGCCCGGGCGTGGCCGAGCTGGTGGCCACCGAGCTGGGCACCAATCTGCTCCGGCACGCCCACCCGGGCGGGTACGTGCTGGCCCGGAAGGCCTGCGACGGGATCGAGTTGCTGTCCGTCGACCATGGCCCGGGGATGACCGCCGCTGCACTCCCCCCGTTGGCCGGGGCGGCCTCGCCCGTCGCGCTGCCCTCGTCTCGCGGGGGCGGTCTGAAGGCAGGGCTGAACGTGGTCAGGCGGAACGCCGCCGAGTTCGACTGGTACGCCACCCGCCGCGGCACCGTCGTCTACGCCCGGCTTGGCGCCCCTGCACCGGCCGGGCCCACGGGGTGGCTCTTCGGCGGGGTCAACGTGCCTCTCGGCGGCGACGGCGAGTCCGGGGACGCCTGGGCGGTCGCGCCCGGCTCACCCACAGCCGCCCTGGTCGTCGACGGACTGGGCCACGGCCCGGGAGCCGCCGCAGCGGCCTGGGCCGCGATCACCACGTTCGAAGGCGCTGCCGTCACCGACCTCGACCGGCTCGTCCGGCACGCCCACGAGGTGATGCGCGCCACCCGCGGCGGCGTCCTGGGCGCGTGCCTGATCGACCCTGGGCGTGGCGAGCTCACCTACGCGGCCGTCGGCAACATCACCGGACGGGTCGTCACCGGCGGCCGGTCCGCCCACCTGCTGGACCGCCCCGGCACCCTCGGCACCCAACTGTCCGTTCCCACCGTCCGCCTTCAACACGGTCCGTGGGAGCCCGGATCGACCCTCATCCTGGTCTCCGACGGCATCCGCTCCGCCTGGAGCCTGGAGGACCACCCGCGCCTGCTGGACCACCATCCGGCGATCATCGCCGCCGTGCTCCACCGCGAGTACGGCCGGGCCACCGACGACGCCACCGTGCTCGTGGTCCGCCAAGTCACCGCCATGGCATGA
- a CDS encoding STAS domain-containing protein, whose amino-acid sequence MSDIDTRSAPHHTDRTTGEATVVELRGEIDIFTAPPLAARLEALTAGLHPDLVLDLRSMAFIDCAGLGVLCRARNRVVARHGRLRLVTDSVRFRRTLRAVGLAGVFELHASMDGTLARTPGTGDVPARAG is encoded by the coding sequence ATGTCCGACATCGACACCAGGTCCGCGCCTCACCACACAGACCGCACCACAGGTGAAGCAACCGTCGTGGAGCTGCGCGGCGAGATCGACATCTTCACTGCGCCGCCTCTCGCGGCCCGGCTGGAGGCCCTGACCGCCGGCCTACACCCCGATCTGGTGCTGGACCTGCGCTCGATGGCCTTCATCGACTGCGCCGGTCTGGGGGTTCTTTGCCGGGCTCGGAACCGAGTCGTGGCCCGGCACGGCCGGTTGCGGCTGGTCACCGACAGCGTCCGCTTCCGGCGGACCCTTCGCGCCGTGGGCCTGGCAGGTGTCTTCGAGCTGCACGCCAGTATGGACGGGACCCTGGCCCGTACGCCCGGAACCGGTGATGTCCCCGCCCGCGCGGGCTGA
- a CDS encoding 2-hydroxyacid dehydrogenase → MEIVAYGVLADEQPLLRDAFDREFGAAHELRCLGLFLNRDTAPIAAGHEVVLSSVNDTLDAEVLRALAKGGTRMIAQRATGYNNIDLTAAEELGLTVARVSYYSPYSVAEFAWALALAVDRRIVRAAHRTREFDFRLDGLLGRDLHGRTAGVVGTGKIGAAFARIAHGFGMRLLGWDVAENPDCLALGMQYVERERLFAEADLVSLHVPLLPDTHHLVDARALALMKDDAILVNSSRGGLVDTGALLETLRAGRLSGVGLDVYEEEAGVFFLDKSLEVMTDERLARLMTFNNVLVTSHQAYFTRDAVGQIAATTVGNVADHFAGRTSDNTLVPRRETGSGR, encoded by the coding sequence ATGGAGATCGTCGCGTACGGCGTCCTCGCGGACGAACAGCCGCTGCTGCGGGATGCGTTCGACCGGGAGTTCGGCGCCGCGCATGAACTGCGCTGTCTGGGGCTGTTCTTGAACCGGGACACCGCCCCCATCGCGGCTGGGCATGAGGTGGTGCTCAGCAGCGTCAACGACACCCTGGACGCCGAGGTGCTGCGCGCGCTGGCCAAGGGCGGCACGAGGATGATCGCCCAGCGGGCCACCGGCTACAACAACATCGACCTGACGGCCGCCGAGGAGTTGGGGCTGACGGTGGCGCGGGTGTCGTACTACTCGCCGTACTCGGTGGCCGAGTTCGCCTGGGCGCTGGCGCTCGCCGTCGACCGGCGGATCGTGCGGGCCGCGCACCGCACCCGGGAGTTCGACTTCCGGCTCGACGGGTTGTTGGGCCGCGACCTGCACGGCCGGACCGCCGGGGTGGTGGGCACCGGGAAGATCGGGGCCGCGTTCGCCCGGATCGCGCACGGCTTCGGGATGCGGCTGCTGGGCTGGGACGTCGCCGAGAACCCCGACTGCCTGGCCCTGGGCATGCAGTACGTCGAGAGGGAGCGGCTGTTCGCCGAGGCGGACCTGGTCAGCCTGCACGTACCGCTGCTGCCGGACACCCACCACCTCGTCGACGCCCGCGCCCTGGCCCTGATGAAGGACGACGCGATCCTGGTCAACTCCAGCCGCGGCGGCCTGGTGGACACCGGCGCGCTGCTGGAGACGCTGCGCGCGGGACGGCTGAGCGGTGTCGGTCTGGACGTGTACGAGGAGGAGGCCGGCGTGTTCTTCCTCGACAAGTCCCTTGAGGTGATGACCGACGAACGCCTCGCCCGCCTGATGACCTTCAACAACGTCCTGGTCACTTCACACCAGGCGTACTTCACCCGGGACGCCGTCGGCCAGATCGCCGCCACCACCGTGGGCAATGTCGCGGACCACTTCGCCGGCCGTACCAGCGACAACACCCTCGTGCCCCGGCGCGAGACCGGCTCAGGGCGGTGA
- a CDS encoding PAS domain-containing sensor histidine kinase, producing the protein MGDVSGLRTADGTDDAAAQQAELARRAQLVDELSQELDDTNRGLIALHTELEAARRAEARLAAIVASSDDAMISVGPTHLIQTWNPGAQRLFGHTEQHIVGQTIDTLMPDAAFHVFQAVVEQIRSEGHADSYQSRWRRTDGTDVDVAVTVSPMRDAEGALIGFSTVARDITHQLVAQAELAAARADREVMADRDRIAGDLHDMVIQRVFGAGLALQSITARITRPDAATRIHTVIGELDATIRELRGTIFNLNQPTQKAASLRSQVLDETSTAQDRLGFAPSVEFGGPVDAALPDETAAHLLAVLREALSNVARHAHATAAWVAVHAGDELRLDVTDNGRGLGRPTRSSGLTNLRRRAEKLGGTFEVADRPEGGTRLCWRIPLTPGEAARTR; encoded by the coding sequence ATGGGGGACGTATCTGGCCTCCGGACCGCCGACGGTACGGACGACGCGGCCGCGCAGCAGGCCGAACTGGCGCGCCGCGCACAGTTGGTGGACGAGCTGAGCCAGGAGCTGGACGACACCAACCGCGGCCTGATAGCCCTGCACACCGAGCTGGAGGCCGCCCGTCGCGCCGAAGCCAGGCTCGCAGCCATCGTGGCCTCCTCCGACGACGCCATGATCTCGGTCGGCCCCACTCACCTCATCCAGACCTGGAACCCCGGCGCCCAGCGGCTGTTCGGCCACACCGAGCAGCACATCGTCGGCCAGACCATCGACACGCTCATGCCCGACGCGGCCTTCCACGTCTTCCAGGCAGTGGTGGAGCAGATCCGTTCCGAAGGGCACGCCGACTCCTACCAGAGCCGCTGGCGCCGTACCGACGGCACGGACGTCGACGTGGCGGTCACCGTCTCGCCGATGCGCGATGCGGAAGGGGCCCTGATCGGCTTCTCGACGGTGGCGCGGGACATCACCCACCAGCTGGTCGCCCAGGCCGAGTTGGCCGCCGCCCGCGCCGACCGCGAGGTGATGGCCGACCGCGACCGCATTGCCGGCGACCTGCACGACATGGTCATCCAGAGGGTCTTCGGTGCCGGCCTCGCGCTGCAGAGCATCACCGCTCGCATCACCCGCCCCGACGCCGCGACGCGGATCCACACGGTCATCGGCGAACTCGACGCCACCATCCGGGAGTTGCGCGGCACCATCTTCAACCTCAACCAGCCCACCCAGAAGGCGGCGAGCCTCCGCTCCCAGGTCCTCGACGAGACCTCGACCGCACAGGACCGGCTCGGCTTCGCACCCTCGGTGGAGTTCGGCGGCCCCGTCGACGCCGCCCTGCCCGACGAAACCGCCGCGCACCTGCTCGCCGTGCTGCGTGAGGCCCTGTCCAACGTCGCCCGCCATGCCCACGCCACCGCTGCCTGGGTCGCCGTCCACGCCGGAGACGAACTGCGCCTGGACGTCACCGACAACGGTCGCGGTCTGGGCCGGCCCACCCGAAGCAGCGGCCTGACCAATCTGCGCCGCCGCGCGGAGAAGCTCGGCGGCACGTTCGAGGTCGCCGACCGCCCCGAAGGCGGTACCCGCCTGTGCTGGCGCATCCCCCTCACCCCTGGGGAGGCGGCTCGCACCCGCTGA
- a CDS encoding Acg family FMN-binding oxidoreductase — translation MPLRQLDQKTVTALVAAATAAPSMHNSQPWRFRFVAAERLLLLRGDPERAMPRSDPGNRALHIGCGAALFNLRVAAAHEGLIPEARLLPEPGDPLLFAAVQLADSAGQPHDNDLARLHPAIRQRHTSRHPFADKDIPEEVQADLREAATREGAGLLFTGPWHAETLLDLVYDAESRDALDPDRRADLDRWTRLGPEADTAVDGVPEYAFGPRRRDGKAPQRDFAGRRPVADRGATTFERTPHLALLSTPGDTPAEWLRAGQALERVLLEATLADLATSLTSHPLETSDLRPLVRDPVAGKGHVQMVLRLGYGPRGPATPRRPVRDVLEAG, via the coding sequence ATGCCCCTGCGACAGCTCGATCAGAAGACGGTGACCGCGCTGGTCGCCGCGGCCACGGCGGCTCCGTCCATGCACAACTCGCAGCCCTGGCGTTTCCGCTTCGTCGCCGCCGAGCGGCTGCTTCTGCTGCGCGGCGATCCCGAGCGGGCCATGCCCCGGTCCGATCCCGGCAACCGGGCGCTGCACATCGGCTGCGGAGCCGCGCTGTTCAACCTGCGCGTCGCCGCCGCGCACGAGGGCCTGATCCCGGAGGCCCGGCTACTGCCCGAGCCGGGCGACCCGCTGCTGTTCGCCGCCGTCCAACTGGCCGACTCGGCCGGGCAGCCGCACGACAACGACTTGGCGCGGCTGCACCCGGCGATCCGTCAGCGGCACACCAGCCGCCATCCCTTCGCGGACAAGGACATACCCGAGGAAGTGCAGGCCGACCTGCGGGAGGCCGCGACACGGGAGGGAGCCGGGCTGCTCTTCACAGGCCCCTGGCACGCCGAGACCCTGCTCGACTTGGTGTATGACGCGGAAAGCCGGGACGCCCTGGACCCGGACCGCAGGGCGGATCTCGACCGCTGGACCCGGCTCGGCCCGGAGGCGGACACCGCCGTGGACGGCGTCCCCGAGTACGCCTTCGGTCCGCGCCGCCGCGACGGCAAGGCTCCGCAACGGGACTTCGCCGGGCGGCGACCAGTGGCCGACCGCGGCGCCACCACCTTCGAGCGCACCCCGCACCTGGCGCTGCTCAGCACCCCCGGCGACACCCCCGCAGAGTGGCTGCGCGCCGGCCAGGCGCTGGAACGCGTCCTGCTGGAGGCCACCCTGGCCGACCTGGCTACCTCACTGACGTCCCATCCGCTGGAGACCTCCGACCTGCGGCCGTTGGTCCGAGACCCGGTGGCGGGCAAGGGTCACGTGCAAATGGTGCTGCGCCTCGGATACGGCCCACGGGGCCCCGCCACGCCCCGCCGCCCCGTCCGTGATGTCCTCGAGGCCGGGTAA
- a CDS encoding sensor histidine kinase: protein MANTPAERPRDGSAARQSRLDDLLEGLQAQVSRVGATRDRVHTLLDAVLAIGSDLDLDVVLRRITESAVALVDAEYGALGVVGEEGRIQQFITIGVDEETIGAIGHYPEGRGILGLLIREPEPLRLADLGSHPESVGFPEGHPPMTTFLGAPVRVREKVFGNLYLTDKRGGGQFDDDDEAVLRTLAAAAGVAIENARLYDDARRRERRLAASGELTRGLLSGNDPDQVLHQVAATVRRLAGADLVTLAVPFNGGDGLVIEAADGEGAELVRGLVLAATSLAAKVYHSSERITSSRLSAEPEAEGGSAGRLDLGPGFLLPLGTSEQVRGVLQVANLPGGADFPDAAIAMIGGFADQAALALEVAEHRRDADQLLVLNDRDRIARDLHDLAIQRLFASGMTLNSVLGRLADRPEAAERIRRVIDDLDDTIKTVRSTIFALREHDRSGDRGGLRAQLVAETDQAADTLGFAPSLRMTGLLDTGVPAGHAEHLLAVLREALSNAARHAHATRVEVTAETDGTRLRLRVADNGSGIDPAVTRRSGLSNLQRRAADLGGSLAMMANRPTGTVMEWTVPLPAADGE, encoded by the coding sequence ATGGCGAACACCCCGGCAGAACGACCGCGGGACGGATCGGCGGCGCGCCAGTCGCGGCTGGACGATCTGCTGGAGGGTTTGCAGGCACAGGTGTCGCGGGTGGGGGCTACCCGCGACCGGGTGCACACGCTCCTGGATGCGGTGCTGGCGATCGGCTCCGACCTGGATCTCGATGTGGTGCTACGGCGGATCACCGAGTCCGCGGTGGCCCTGGTCGATGCCGAGTACGGGGCGCTGGGGGTGGTGGGCGAGGAAGGGCGGATCCAGCAGTTCATCACGATCGGCGTGGACGAGGAGACCATCGGCGCGATCGGCCACTATCCCGAGGGCCGGGGCATCCTGGGCTTGCTGATCAGGGAGCCGGAGCCACTGCGACTGGCCGACCTCGGTTCGCATCCCGAGTCGGTGGGCTTCCCGGAAGGGCATCCGCCGATGACCACGTTCCTGGGTGCGCCGGTGCGGGTGCGCGAGAAGGTCTTCGGGAACCTGTATCTGACCGACAAGCGTGGCGGGGGTCAGTTCGACGACGATGACGAGGCGGTGCTGCGCACGCTGGCGGCGGCAGCCGGGGTGGCCATCGAAAACGCCCGGCTGTACGACGACGCACGCCGCCGGGAACGCCGGCTGGCGGCGAGTGGCGAGCTGACCCGCGGCCTGCTGTCGGGCAACGACCCGGACCAGGTGCTGCATCAGGTTGCCGCGACCGTCAGGCGGCTGGCCGGGGCCGATCTGGTCACGCTGGCGGTGCCGTTCAACGGCGGCGACGGCCTGGTGATCGAGGCCGCCGACGGCGAGGGCGCTGAACTGGTGCGCGGACTGGTGCTGGCAGCCACCTCGCTGGCCGCGAAGGTCTACCACTCCAGCGAGCGGATCACCAGCAGCAGGCTGTCGGCGGAGCCCGAGGCGGAGGGCGGTTCCGCGGGACGGCTGGACCTGGGGCCCGGATTCCTCCTCCCGCTGGGCACCTCCGAGCAGGTGCGCGGGGTGCTGCAGGTAGCCAACCTGCCCGGGGGTGCGGACTTCCCCGACGCCGCCATAGCCATGATCGGCGGTTTCGCCGACCAGGCCGCGCTCGCCCTGGAGGTCGCCGAGCACCGCCGGGACGCGGATCAGCTGCTGGTTCTCAACGACCGCGACCGCATCGCCCGCGACCTGCACGACCTGGCCATCCAACGGCTGTTCGCCTCCGGGATGACCCTGAACTCGGTGCTCGGCCGACTGGCCGACCGGCCCGAGGCGGCCGAGCGCATCCGGCGGGTGATCGACGATCTCGACGACACGATCAAGACGGTGCGCAGCACGATCTTCGCGCTGCGTGAGCACGACCGTTCCGGGGACCGCGGCGGGCTGCGCGCCCAGCTGGTCGCCGAGACCGACCAGGCCGCCGACACGCTCGGCTTCGCGCCCTCGCTGCGCATGACCGGTTTGCTCGACACCGGCGTGCCCGCCGGCCATGCCGAGCACCTCCTGGCGGTGCTGCGCGAGGCGCTGTCGAACGCCGCCCGGCACGCACACGCCACGCGCGTCGAGGTCACCGCCGAGACGGACGGCACCCGGCTGCGGCTGCGCGTGGCCGACAACGGATCCGGCATCGATCCGGCCGTCACCCGCCGCAGCGGCCTATCCAACCTCCAGCGGCGCGCCGCCGACCTGGGCGGCAGCCTGGCCATGATGGCCAACCGGCCCACCGGCACCGTCATGGAATGGACCGTTCCCCTGCCCGCAGCGGACGGAGAGTAG
- a CDS encoding oleate hydratase yields the protein MAKAYLVGSGIAALSAATFLIRDGGFDGTDIHLFEGQRNIGGSLDAGGTANTGYTMRGGRMFEAEYRCTYDLLSGIPTLDDPSVSVTQEILAGHEEFAWDDIARLVGGDGKIVDTRSMGFTEHDRLDLVRCLAAPEGHLDGKRITDCFGEHFFTTNFWFLWCTTFAFQPWHSAIEFRRYLRRFIHLLPEFASLSGIHRTRYNQYDSIVRPLTAWLRERGVTVHTGCHVTDLGLAPGRRSTTVTTIYLSRAGHDEKIAVSLEDLVLVTNGSMTDASSFGSHTAAPPPHPHRSDAWLLWHRLARGRDDFGNPDAFDKHVKESRFESFTVTTKDPAFLDALEKFSGRETGRGGLMTFTDSNWLLTIVANRQPVYPDQPEGVSVWWGYGLHPGRAGNHTPKPMTMCSGREILEEVLHHLPFDEAVAARVLQTSTVVPCLMPYATSQFLARRRDDRPAVVPEGSVNLAFIGQFANVPDDVVFTVEYSVRTAWTAVAQLLGLDGRPPAVYKGHHDPHVLAAALETMHRR from the coding sequence ATGGCGAAGGCGTATCTGGTGGGCAGCGGCATCGCGGCGCTGTCCGCGGCCACGTTCCTGATCCGCGACGGTGGATTCGACGGAACGGACATCCACCTCTTCGAAGGGCAGCGGAACATCGGCGGCAGCCTGGACGCGGGCGGCACGGCGAACACCGGCTACACCATGCGTGGCGGGCGGATGTTCGAGGCCGAGTACCGCTGCACGTACGACCTGCTGTCCGGCATCCCCACCCTGGACGACCCGTCGGTGTCGGTGACGCAGGAGATCCTGGCCGGGCACGAGGAGTTCGCCTGGGACGACATCGCCCGCCTCGTCGGCGGCGACGGGAAGATCGTCGACACCCGCTCGATGGGGTTCACCGAACACGACCGCCTGGACCTGGTGCGCTGCCTGGCCGCCCCCGAGGGACACCTGGACGGCAAGCGGATCACCGACTGCTTCGGCGAGCACTTCTTCACCACGAACTTCTGGTTCCTGTGGTGCACCACATTCGCCTTCCAGCCCTGGCACAGCGCCATCGAGTTCCGCCGCTACCTCAGGCGCTTCATCCACCTTCTCCCCGAGTTCGCCTCCCTGTCCGGCATCCACCGCACCCGCTACAACCAGTACGACTCCATCGTGCGCCCCCTGACCGCCTGGCTGCGCGAACGGGGCGTCACCGTCCACACCGGCTGCCATGTCACCGACCTCGGGCTCGCGCCGGGACGCCGGAGCACCACGGTCACCACCATCTACCTCTCCCGGGCCGGCCACGACGAGAAGATCGCCGTGTCCCTCGAGGACCTGGTCCTGGTCACCAACGGTTCCATGACCGACGCCTCCAGCTTCGGCTCGCACACCGCCGCACCGCCCCCGCATCCCCACCGCTCGGACGCCTGGCTGCTGTGGCACCGCCTGGCCAGGGGACGCGACGACTTCGGCAATCCGGACGCCTTCGACAAGCACGTCAAGGAGTCCCGCTTCGAGTCGTTCACCGTCACCACCAAGGATCCCGCCTTCCTGGACGCCCTGGAGAAGTTCAGCGGCCGCGAGACCGGCCGGGGCGGCCTGATGACCTTCACCGACTCCAACTGGCTGCTCACCATCGTCGCCAACCGCCAGCCCGTCTACCCCGACCAGCCCGAGGGCGTCTCCGTCTGGTGGGGCTACGGCCTGCATCCCGGCCGAGCCGGCAACCACACCCCCAAGCCGATGACGATGTGCTCCGGTCGGGAGATCCTCGAAGAGGTCCTGCACCACCTGCCGTTCGACGAAGCGGTGGCTGCCCGTGTCCTTCAGACCTCCACCGTCGTGCCCTGCCTGATGCCGTACGCCACCAGCCAGTTCCTGGCCCGCCGCCGCGACGACCGGCCCGCGGTCGTGCCCGAGGGGTCGGTCAACCTCGCCTTCATCGGCCAGTTCGCCAACGTGCCCGACGACGTCGTCTTCACCGTCGAGTACTCCGTACGCACCGCCTGGACAGCCGTGGCTCAACTCCTCGGCCTTGATGGGCGACCGCCTGCCGTCTACAAGGGCCACCACGACCCCCACGTCCTGGCCGCCGCCCTGGAGACCATGCACCGCCGGTAA